From the genome of Streptomyces sp. S4.7:
GACCTGCACAAGGAAGTCTCCGAACTGGAAGGCCGGTCCGCCACGGCGGCCCGCCTGTTCGACATCCGGCTCATCATCGGCGGCCTGTTCACGCTGTACGGGGTGATCGTCACCGTCGCCGGTGTCTTCGTCTCCGACGCGGACATGGAGAAGGCCGAGGGCGTCAACATCAACCTCTGGACGGGGCTGGCGATGCTGGCACTCGGCCTGTTCTTCCTGGGCTGGATGAAGCTGCGCCCGACGGAGATACCCCCGCCGGCCGCGTCGGACGAACCGGGCGCGCCCGACACCGGGAAGTAACCGGCCCGCGGCCCGTCGCCGCGCCCGCCCCGATCGATCGCCGGACCGGCCGCCTCTGCGCGGCCCGTCCGGCGATCACTCGTTCATGGCGCGGTCCAGCAGTCCCGTCCGGGCGGCCAGCGCCGCCGCCTCCAGCCGGGAGCCGACCCCCAGCTTCATCAGGACCCGCTGCACATGCGTACGGGCGGTGCTCGGCGCGATCCCCATACCGGCGGCGATCAGCCGGGTGTCGTCCCCCTCGGCGACCCGCACCAGCACCTCGATCTCGCGCGGTGTGAGCATCCGCAGCAGCCGCTGCCCCTCGTCGTCCGGCTGGGCCACCGGATTCAGCAGTTCGGTGAACGCCCCCTGCAACAGCCCCGGCGCCACGGCCGCGTCGCCCGCCCGCGCCTTCACTATGGCCCGCTCCACTCCCTCGATGCGCTCGTCGTGCCGTACGTATCCGCACGCCCCGGCCGCGAACGCGGCGGCGATGCCGCGCGGGCTCGGCACCGGTCCCAGGACCACGACCGCCACCTGCGGGCGGTCGCGCCGGATCCGTACGATCGGGTCGAAGGCGCCGGGACCGGCCGGAGCCGCCGTCCCCATGAGGCACACCTCGGGCGCCCGGCTCACGACCAGTTCGGCGGCGCCGGCCGTGGGCGCGGCGGCGGCGAGCACCCGGTGCCCGCGCAGTTTCAGGGCCGAGGCGAGCGCCTCGGCGAGTAGTCGGTGGTCGTCAACCACCATGAGCCGTATACCCATCGAGCAATCCCATCCCCCCAGGCCCAGGGCCCCCCGGCCCCCCGGCCGCCCTGACCCGGCAAGCTACACGCTCGGCCGGGACCGCGCGCCCCCATACGGGTAAGAAGACGCCCACTTGTCGAATTCGCCGCGATTCAGGGGCGAACGTGATCGCCGGACGGGCCGCGTGTGCGGCCCGTCCGGCGGTCGAGGACGAACGGCCCACCGGGCGGACCCGGTGAACTCCTGCGCCCACCCCACTAGTTCGTGGTGAACGCCACCACGAGGTACTCCTTGCGGTCCTTGCTGTAGTCGCTCGGCTCGCTGATCAGCGTCTCCGAGGTGTACATCCGGCCGCCGCCGAAGCGGATCTCCGCGCCGTCGAGCGAGAAGCTGGTCTCCGCCTCACGGACGGACTCCTCGGCAGGGTTCTCCATGAGAACCGTCTCCTTGAACGTGCCGCCGTCGATCGAGACGATCTGTCCGCCCTTGTCGTACGGGGGCCACTTGTACGCGATGATGTTCGACCCGTCCATGCGCAGCGGGTACATCGCGTAACGCTCGCCCGCGTCGGCCCGGTCGGTCGTGGCCTTGCCGGTCGCGAGGTCGAAGGAGACGATCTCGTTGGTCTGGCCGTACTCGTCGCCGGTGCCCTCGTGCTCCTCGGTCGGCACGTAGATCCTGTCGTTGCCGACGGCGAGCTTGGAGCACTGCTCCACCTCGGTGGAGCCGCACCGGCCCGCGTACTTGTCCGCGTCCACGGGGATCTTGGCGCGCAGCTTGCCCGTCTTCTCGTCGATGGAGAAGAAGTCCGAGATGCCGCTGCCGTCACCGGCGGTGTCGCCGACATCGGCCGCGACGACGAGCGGCTTGGTGGAGACGACGGAGACGTACTCGACGCCCGCGGGCATCTTGAACTTGGAGATCGGCGTCCCGTCGGTCGGCTTCACCGTCTCGATCGTCACCGTCGGGTCGTCGTACGAGCCGCACTTGCGGGCCGCGACGAGGGCGGGGCCGCCGCCGTAACCCATGTCGTAGCAGCCCTCGGCGTTGACGTCGGGCTTCCACAGGTTGTCGCCGGTGGTGAGGTCGAAGGCCGCGCCGCCGTCGGTGCCGCCGACGGCGACGGTCTTGCCGCTGAGGGTGACCTCCCGGAAGGCGGCCTTGTCGTCACCGGAGTTGCCGCCCGTGACCGACTCGGTCCACAGCAGGGCGCCCTTGTCGAGGTCGATCGCGCCGACCTCGGTGCAGGAGACGTACTTCTCCTTGGCGGTCGGCTTGCTCGCGGCGAAGACGACGGCGGTCTTGTTGTCCTCGGTGGCGTGGCGTGAGGCCGCGCAGACCTGGCCGGGCAGCGGGATGGTCCAGAGCTGCTTGCCGGTGTCCGCCTCGTAGCCGACGATCTGGTTCACACCGGTCTTGACGTACGCCTTGTCGGTGAGCCATGAGCCGGACACGTCGGTGATGTCGCCGACCTTGGGCTGCGGCAGCTGGAAGGCGACCTT
Proteins encoded in this window:
- a CDS encoding LuxR C-terminal-related transcriptional regulator, giving the protein MGIRLMVVDDHRLLAEALASALKLRGHRVLAAAAPTAGAAELVVSRAPEVCLMGTAAPAGPGAFDPIVRIRRDRPQVAVVVLGPVPSPRGIAAAFAAGACGYVRHDERIEGVERAIVKARAGDAAVAPGLLQGAFTELLNPVAQPDDEGQRLLRMLTPREIEVLVRVAEGDDTRLIAAGMGIAPSTARTHVQRVLMKLGVGSRLEAAALAARTGLLDRAMNE
- a CDS encoding PQQ-binding-like beta-propeller repeat protein — translated: MSQPPQPPNEPPQGGFGKPQEPPAGGFGAPTEPPPGGFGAPTPPPEQPGYGYPQTPPGQPGQSAQPQYGYPQQGQYPQQPPTQPMGQPQYGYPQQGQPQYGYPQQPGQPYNQPGPGAPGAPGGKKVSTQAQIIIAAVVAVVLIVGGGVYFASSGDDKDNQAKKSDTKGGDKGGDNGKSLGGGTEKPPGNNNSKVAFQLPQPKVGDITDVSGSWLTDKAYVKTGVNQIVGYEADTGKQLWTIPLPGQVCAASRHATEDNKTAVVFAASKPTAKEKYVSCTEVGAIDLDKGALLWTESVTGGNSGDDKAAFREVTLSGKTVAVGGTDGGAAFDLTTGDNLWKPDVNAEGCYDMGYGGGPALVAARKCGSYDDPTVTIETVKPTDGTPISKFKMPAGVEYVSVVSTKPLVVAADVGDTAGDGSGISDFFSIDEKTGKLRAKIPVDADKYAGRCGSTEVEQCSKLAVGNDRIYVPTEEHEGTGDEYGQTNEIVSFDLATGKATTDRADAGERYAMYPLRMDGSNIIAYKWPPYDKGGQIVSIDGGTFKETVLMENPAEESVREAETSFSLDGAEIRFGGGRMYTSETLISEPSDYSKDRKEYLVVAFTTN